The Metabacillus schmidteae genome has a segment encoding these proteins:
- the rimP gene encoding ribosome maturation factor RimP, which yields MSKKVTEIVEQLVSPILEDMNLELVDIEYVKEGSNWFLRLFIDSETGIDIEECGVVSERLSEKLDELDPIQHNYFLEVSSPGAERPLKKEADLRRAIGKHVHIKTYEPINGEKVFEGVLTDFDGQTLTVTVTIKTRKKQVEIPYDKVAKARLAVTF from the coding sequence ATGAGCAAAAAAGTAACAGAAATCGTTGAACAATTAGTCTCACCAATATTAGAGGATATGAACCTTGAATTAGTTGATATTGAATATGTAAAAGAAGGTTCTAATTGGTTTCTACGATTATTCATTGATTCTGAAACAGGTATTGATATTGAAGAATGTGGAGTTGTGAGTGAACGATTAAGTGAGAAGCTTGATGAGTTAGATCCAATTCAGCACAACTACTTTTTAGAGGTTTCATCTCCTGGTGCAGAGAGACCTTTAAAAAAAGAAGCTGATTTAAGAAGAGCAATCGGAAAGCACGTCCACATTAAGACCTATGAGCCGATCAATGGAGAAAAAGTATTTGAAGGTGTCTTAACTGATTTCGACGGTCAAACGCTTACAGTCACTGTAACAATAAAAACTAGAAAGAAACAAGTTGAAATCCCTTATGACAAAGTGGCAAAAGCACGTCTCGCTGTCACTTTTTGA
- the infB gene encoding translation initiation factor IF-2, which produces MSKMRVYEYAKQTNVSSKDIISTLKGLNVEVNNHMSTIEDDVITKLDQKYKATNNESTKNESTKKPGKQVDNTNNNTNNTNNTNSTQKPSNNKKQAQHNQNKKPNQPGNKPSFNNKGKKNNKKNKGNQSFQQPKPKKELPEKITFSGSLTVGELAGELGKEPSEIIKKLLLLGTMATINQELDKDSIELIAGEYGVEVEEEIVFEKTEFEKYEEEDRAEDLQIRPAVVTIMGHVDHGKTTLLDSIRNTKVTEGEAGGITQHIGAYQIVANDQKITFLDTPGHAAFTTMRARGAQVTDITILVVAADDGVMPQTIEAINHAKAAEVPIIVAVNKVDKPTANPDRVMQELTEHGLVPEAWGGDTIFVPVSALTGDGIDDLLEMILLVTEVEELKANPNRRATGTVIEAQLDKGRGSVATLLVQNGTLKVGDPIVVGNTFGRVRAMVNDLGRRVKEAAPSTPVEITGLNDVPLAGDQFMVFEDEKSARQVGEARAQKKLDEQRSEGSKLSLDDLFEQIKQGDIKDINLIVKADVQGSVEALAAALQKIDVEGVRVKIIHTGVGAITESDIILAAASNAIVIGFNVRPDAGAKKTADVEEVDIRLHRIIYKVIEEIESAMKGMLDPEFEEKIIGQVEVRTTFKVSKIGTIAGCYVTEGKITRDSGVRLIRDGIVIFEGEIDTLKRFKDDVKEVARNYECGITIKNYNDVKEGDVIEAYVMEEIERK; this is translated from the coding sequence ATGTCGAAAATGAGAGTATATGAATACGCGAAACAAACGAATGTATCCAGCAAAGACATTATTTCTACGTTAAAAGGATTGAACGTAGAGGTAAATAATCATATGTCAACAATTGAAGATGACGTGATAACAAAGCTTGATCAAAAATATAAAGCAACAAATAATGAAAGCACAAAAAATGAATCAACAAAGAAACCGGGGAAACAAGTGGATAATACAAATAATAATACAAATAACACAAATAACACAAATAGTACACAAAAGCCTTCAAATAACAAAAAACAAGCTCAGCACAATCAAAATAAAAAACCAAATCAGCCTGGAAACAAGCCTTCTTTCAATAATAAAGGAAAAAAGAATAACAAAAAAAATAAAGGTAACCAAAGTTTTCAGCAACCAAAACCTAAGAAAGAACTTCCGGAAAAAATTACATTTTCAGGTAGCTTAACTGTTGGTGAACTTGCTGGCGAGCTAGGAAAAGAGCCTTCAGAAATCATTAAAAAGCTTCTTCTATTAGGTACAATGGCAACAATTAATCAAGAACTTGATAAAGATTCTATTGAGTTAATTGCTGGTGAGTATGGTGTTGAAGTAGAAGAAGAAATTGTATTTGAGAAAACAGAATTTGAAAAATATGAAGAAGAAGATCGTGCAGAAGATTTACAAATCCGTCCAGCAGTTGTAACGATAATGGGACACGTTGACCATGGTAAAACGACTCTTCTTGATTCTATTAGAAACACAAAGGTAACAGAAGGAGAAGCAGGTGGTATTACACAACATATTGGTGCATACCAAATTGTTGCAAATGACCAAAAAATCACGTTTTTAGATACACCAGGTCACGCTGCTTTTACTACTATGCGTGCGCGTGGAGCTCAAGTTACAGATATTACGATTTTAGTTGTGGCAGCTGATGATGGTGTTATGCCTCAAACAATCGAAGCAATAAACCATGCGAAAGCAGCAGAAGTACCAATCATTGTTGCCGTTAATAAAGTTGATAAGCCAACGGCGAATCCAGATCGTGTTATGCAGGAATTAACAGAACATGGACTAGTACCCGAGGCTTGGGGTGGAGATACTATCTTTGTACCTGTATCTGCATTAACTGGTGATGGTATCGATGACTTGCTTGAAATGATTTTGTTAGTAACAGAAGTTGAAGAATTGAAAGCAAACCCTAATCGCCGTGCTACTGGTACAGTTATAGAGGCGCAATTAGATAAAGGTCGCGGATCTGTTGCAACCCTTCTTGTTCAAAACGGTACCTTAAAAGTTGGTGATCCAATCGTTGTAGGAAACACTTTTGGTCGTGTTCGTGCAATGGTGAATGATCTTGGTCGCCGTGTTAAAGAAGCAGCACCTTCTACACCTGTTGAAATCACAGGTTTAAATGATGTTCCATTAGCTGGAGATCAGTTCATGGTATTTGAAGATGAGAAATCTGCTCGCCAAGTAGGGGAAGCAAGAGCTCAGAAGAAACTAGATGAACAACGTAGTGAAGGTTCAAAACTAAGCCTCGATGATTTATTTGAACAAATTAAACAAGGCGATATTAAAGACATCAATTTAATTGTTAAAGCAGATGTTCAAGGTTCTGTTGAAGCTTTAGCAGCTGCGCTGCAAAAGATAGATGTTGAAGGTGTCCGAGTGAAAATCATTCACACTGGTGTAGGTGCAATCACTGAATCTGATATTATTTTAGCGGCAGCATCTAACGCAATTGTTATTGGATTTAATGTAAGACCAGATGCAGGAGCAAAGAAAACAGCAGATGTTGAAGAAGTAGATATTCGTCTTCACCGCATCATTTATAAAGTTATAGAAGAAATTGAGTCTGCAATGAAAGGGATGCTTGACCCGGAATTCGAAGAGAAAATCATTGGTCAAGTGGAAGTTCGTACAACATTTAAAGTATCTAAAATTGGTACAATTGCAGGTTGTTATGTAACAGAAGGGAAAATTACTAGAGATAGCGGAGTCCGTTTAATCCGTGACGGCATTGTTATTTTTGAAGGGGAAATTGATACACTTAAACGCTTCAAAGATGATGTGAAAGAAGTAGCCCGTAACTATGAGTGTGGTATCACAATTAAAAATTACAATGATGTCAAGGAAGGCGACGTTATTGAAGCATATGTTATGGAAGAAATTGAACGTAAATGA
- the rbfA gene encoding 30S ribosome-binding factor RbfA, with translation MSLRANRVGEQMKKELGDIIGRKIKDPRIGFVTVTDVNVSGDLQIAKVFISVLGDEEQRQNTLKGLAKAKGFIRSEIGQRIRLRKTPEIQFEFDESIDYGNRIETLLHELNVENKEEE, from the coding sequence ATGAGCTTAAGAGCAAACCGTGTCGGAGAACAGATGAAAAAGGAATTAGGGGATATTATTGGCCGTAAAATAAAAGACCCGCGTATTGGCTTTGTGACTGTAACAGATGTAAATGTTTCAGGAGATTTGCAAATCGCAAAAGTCTTCATATCTGTTTTAGGAGATGAAGAACAACGTCAAAATACGTTAAAAGGTCTTGCGAAGGCAAAAGGCTTTATCCGCTCTGAAATCGGCCAACGCATTCGTCTAAGAAAAACACCTGAAATTCAATTTGAATTCGACGAATCAATCGATTATGGAAATAGAATTGAAACATTACTTCATGAGTTAAATGTGGAGAATAAAGAGGAGGAATAA
- the rnpM gene encoding RNase P modulator RnpM: MNNRKIPLRKCVATGEMKSKKELVRVVRSKEGDVSVDLTGKKNGRGAYITLDKESILLAKKKNILSNQLKANVDESIYDELIRLAEKEKQ, encoded by the coding sequence ATGAACAATCGCAAAATTCCTTTGCGTAAATGCGTTGCAACTGGGGAAATGAAAAGTAAGAAAGAGCTGGTCCGCGTTGTCCGGTCAAAGGAAGGCGATGTATCAGTCGACCTAACAGGTAAAAAAAACGGACGTGGAGCTTATATTACTCTTGATAAAGAAAGTATTTTGCTTGCAAAAAAGAAAAATATTCTTTCCAATCAATTAAAAGCCAATGTTGATGAATCGATTTATGATGAGTTGATCAGATTGGCTGAGAAGGAGAAGCAATAA
- a CDS encoding PolC-type DNA polymerase III, producing MDMQTSQVEKFQLLLQQINLTEDAAIVHFRNGSIARLTIHKQSKKWHFHFQFEKILPFNVYHLFYTKLTKAFSHIADVSFSFEARDTTFDEKLVQDYWSICIQEMDGISPPMLALLNEQKPTVQGVKVIVKTKNDTEAMTIKRKYASLIQDSFQQFGFPAFQLDTTVAVSEEEIKHFQELKLQEDKARGLQALTDMENAEKEEASTPEWTGPLTIGYTIKDDEEIRTMASIEDEERRIAIQGYVFDAETKELRSGRTLLTFKITDYTSSILVKMFARDKEDAVLVQAVKKGMWLKVRGSIQNDTFVRDLVMIANDINEISAKERQDRSPEGEKRVELHLHSPMSQMDAVTSISKHVEQAKKWGHKAIALTDHAVAQSFPEAFSAGKKNGIKILYGVEINLVDDGVPIAYNDDNRYLPDETFVVFDVETTGLSAVYDTIIELAAVKIRGGEIVDRFESFANPHHPLSATTIELTGITDDMVRDAPNVDVVLRKFKDWIGQDILVAHNASFDMGFLNVGYKKLLGEEKAKNPVIDTLELGRFLYPELKNHRLNTLCKKFDIELTQHHRAIYDAEATGYLLIKMLKDAAEKGIEYHHQFNDNMGKGNAYQRSRPYHATVLAQNEIGLKNLFKLVSISHMNYFYRVPRVPRSQLNKLREGLIIGSACDKGEVFEGMMQKSPEEVEEIAAFYDYLEVHPLEVYKHLIALDYIKDDTALQEIVTNIVKLGEKLEKPVVATGNVHYLNPVDKIYRKILVSSQGGANPLNRHELPDVHFRTTDEMLECFSFLGSEKAKEIVIENTNKVADMIEEIKPIKDDLYTPKIEGADEEIREMSYSRARSIYGENLPELVEARIEKELKSIIGHGFAVIYLISHKLVKKSLDDGYLVGSRGSVGSSFVATMTEITEVNPLPPHYVCPICQHSEFFNDGSVGSGFDLPNKECPKCGAQYTKDGHDIPFETFLGFKGDKVPDIDLNFSGEYQPIAHNYTKVLFGEDYVYRAGTIGTVAEKTAYGYVKGYANDRNLIYRGAEVDRLVQGCTGVKRTTGQHPGGIIVVPDYMDIYDFSPIQFPADATGSEWRTTHFDFHSIHDNLLKLDILGHDDPTVIRMLQDLSGIDPKTIPTDDPEVMKIFSGTESLGVTEEQIMCKTGTLGIPEFGTRFVRQMLEDTKPTTFSELVQISGLSHGTDVWLGNAQELIHNRTCTLSEVIGCRDDIMVYLIYQGLEPSFAFKIMESVRKGKGLTEEMEEEMKKNDVPSWYIDSCLKIKYMFPKAHAAAYVLMAVRIAYFKVHLPLLYYAAYFTVRADDFDIDTMVKGPTPIRAKIEEINLKGLEASPKEKNLLTVLELALEMCERGFSFQKVDLYRSSADEFIIEGNSLIPPFNSIPGLGTNAAINIVKAREDGEFLSKEDLQQRGKVSKTIIEYLNTHGCLEELPDQNQLSLF from the coding sequence ATGGATATGCAAACAAGTCAAGTTGAAAAATTTCAACTTTTGCTTCAGCAAATAAATTTAACAGAAGATGCTGCAATTGTTCATTTTAGAAATGGCTCAATTGCTCGTTTAACTATTCATAAGCAATCAAAGAAATGGCATTTCCATTTTCAATTTGAAAAAATATTGCCCTTCAATGTGTACCATTTATTTTATACAAAACTAACAAAAGCATTTTCACATATAGCAGATGTGTCATTCAGCTTTGAAGCAAGAGACACCACTTTTGATGAAAAATTGGTTCAGGATTATTGGTCAATATGTATACAGGAAATGGATGGGATTTCTCCACCGATGTTAGCACTGCTTAATGAGCAAAAGCCAACAGTACAAGGTGTTAAAGTCATTGTGAAAACAAAAAATGACACAGAAGCTATGACTATTAAACGTAAATATGCTTCTTTAATCCAAGATAGTTTTCAACAATTTGGTTTTCCCGCCTTTCAATTAGATACAACTGTGGCTGTTTCTGAAGAAGAAATCAAGCATTTCCAGGAGTTAAAGCTTCAAGAGGATAAAGCAAGAGGACTACAAGCTTTAACTGATATGGAAAATGCTGAGAAGGAAGAGGCAAGTACACCAGAGTGGACAGGTCCACTAACGATTGGCTATACCATTAAAGACGATGAAGAAATTAGAACAATGGCGTCGATTGAGGATGAAGAACGAAGAATTGCGATTCAAGGTTATGTGTTTGATGCTGAGACGAAAGAGTTACGAAGCGGAAGAACATTATTAACGTTTAAAATTACTGATTACACAAGCTCGATACTAGTAAAAATGTTTGCAAGAGATAAAGAAGACGCAGTCTTAGTTCAAGCTGTTAAAAAAGGCATGTGGCTTAAAGTCCGCGGCAGCATCCAGAATGATACATTTGTTCGGGATCTTGTAATGATCGCAAACGATATTAATGAGATTTCTGCGAAGGAAAGACAAGATCGGTCTCCAGAGGGTGAAAAAAGAGTAGAGTTACATTTACATTCACCAATGAGTCAAATGGATGCTGTAACTTCAATTAGCAAACATGTGGAGCAAGCGAAAAAATGGGGACATAAGGCAATTGCCTTAACAGACCATGCTGTTGCACAATCATTTCCTGAAGCTTTCTCTGCAGGTAAGAAAAATGGAATAAAAATTCTTTACGGTGTTGAAATTAATTTAGTTGATGATGGTGTTCCAATTGCATATAACGATGATAACCGATATTTACCAGATGAAACATTTGTCGTATTCGATGTTGAAACAACAGGTCTATCAGCAGTTTATGATACGATTATTGAACTTGCTGCTGTTAAGATACGTGGTGGTGAAATTGTTGATCGATTTGAATCCTTTGCTAATCCACATCATCCACTTTCAGCTACAACAATTGAATTAACTGGTATTACAGATGATATGGTAAGAGATGCTCCAAATGTAGATGTAGTTTTACGAAAGTTTAAGGATTGGATTGGTCAAGATATTTTAGTAGCCCATAATGCGAGCTTTGATATGGGATTTCTAAATGTTGGGTACAAAAAGCTTTTAGGTGAAGAAAAAGCAAAAAATCCTGTTATAGATACGTTAGAGCTAGGGCGTTTTTTATATCCTGAGCTGAAAAATCACCGTCTTAACACTTTATGTAAGAAATTTGATATTGAGCTCACTCAGCATCACCGTGCTATTTATGATGCAGAAGCAACTGGATATCTGTTAATAAAAATGTTGAAGGATGCAGCTGAAAAAGGTATTGAGTATCATCATCAATTTAATGACAATATGGGAAAAGGCAATGCGTATCAGCGTTCCCGCCCTTACCATGCTACAGTACTTGCACAAAATGAAATAGGATTAAAGAACTTATTTAAATTAGTGTCTATATCTCATATGAATTATTTCTACCGCGTTCCACGTGTGCCTCGTTCTCAATTAAATAAATTACGCGAGGGGCTAATTATTGGCTCTGCATGTGACAAAGGTGAGGTTTTTGAAGGGATGATGCAAAAATCTCCAGAGGAAGTAGAAGAAATAGCTGCATTTTATGATTATTTGGAGGTTCATCCTTTAGAGGTGTACAAGCATCTTATAGCCCTTGATTATATTAAAGACGATACAGCACTACAAGAAATCGTTACGAATATTGTTAAATTGGGTGAAAAACTTGAAAAACCGGTTGTTGCAACTGGAAATGTTCATTATTTAAATCCAGTTGATAAAATTTACAGGAAAATTTTGGTTAGTTCTCAAGGTGGAGCTAACCCTTTAAATAGACATGAACTGCCAGATGTTCACTTCCGAACAACAGATGAAATGCTTGAATGCTTTTCATTCCTGGGCAGTGAAAAAGCAAAAGAAATTGTCATAGAGAATACAAATAAAGTTGCTGATATGATTGAAGAAATTAAGCCGATTAAAGATGATCTGTATACACCTAAAATAGAAGGTGCAGATGAGGAAATTCGTGAGATGAGCTACTCTAGGGCGAGAAGTATATATGGCGAGAATCTTCCTGAGCTCGTGGAAGCCCGCATAGAGAAAGAGTTAAAAAGTATTATCGGGCACGGTTTCGCTGTTATTTATTTAATCTCTCATAAGTTAGTTAAGAAATCTCTTGATGATGGGTATCTTGTAGGTTCCCGTGGCTCTGTCGGGTCTTCATTTGTTGCTACGATGACAGAGATTACTGAAGTTAATCCATTACCACCTCATTACGTATGTCCGATTTGTCAGCATTCTGAGTTTTTTAATGATGGTTCAGTAGGTTCTGGTTTTGACTTACCAAACAAAGAATGTCCAAAATGCGGTGCACAGTATACCAAAGATGGACACGACATACCGTTTGAAACGTTCCTTGGGTTTAAAGGGGACAAGGTACCTGATATTGACTTGAACTTTTCGGGGGAATATCAGCCAATAGCCCATAACTATACAAAAGTTCTTTTTGGTGAGGATTATGTATATCGAGCTGGTACAATTGGAACTGTTGCAGAAAAAACAGCTTATGGTTATGTAAAAGGATATGCTAATGATCGTAATCTTATCTACCGCGGCGCAGAAGTTGATCGACTAGTACAAGGTTGTACCGGGGTGAAAAGAACAACAGGTCAGCATCCAGGGGGGATTATCGTAGTTCCCGATTATATGGATATATACGATTTTTCACCAATTCAGTTTCCTGCAGATGCAACAGGATCAGAATGGAGAACAACTCATTTTGACTTCCACTCCATTCACGATAATCTTTTAAAGCTTGATATTCTAGGTCACGATGATCCAACTGTTATTCGTATGCTTCAAGATTTAAGTGGAATTGATCCTAAGACTATTCCAACAGACGACCCTGAAGTGATGAAAATCTTTAGTGGTACAGAGTCTCTTGGTGTAACAGAAGAACAAATTATGTGTAAAACTGGAACTCTTGGAATTCCTGAGTTCGGTACTAGATTCGTACGACAAATGTTAGAGGATACAAAGCCAACAACATTTTCAGAATTAGTCCAAATATCCGGTCTGTCACATGGAACAGATGTATGGCTAGGGAATGCACAGGAACTTATTCATAACAGGACTTGTACACTTAGTGAGGTAATTGGGTGTCGTGATGACATTATGGTGTATTTAATTTATCAAGGTCTTGAACCTTCATTTGCTTTTAAGATTATGGAATCTGTTCGTAAAGGAAAAGGGCTGACAGAAGAAATGGAAGAGGAAATGAAAAAGAATGACGTTCCTTCTTGGTATATTGATTCTTGTTTAAAGATTAAGTATATGTTCCCTAAAGCTCATGCAGCTGCTTATGTATTAATGGCTGTTCGAATTGCTTATTTTAAGGTTCATTTACCGCTTTTATATTACGCTGCTTATTTTACAGTTCGTGCTGATGATTTCGATATTGATACAATGGTTAAAGGCCCAACTCCAATTCGTGCAAAAATTGAAGAAATAAACCTTAAAGGATTAGAAGCTTCACCAAAAGAGAAAAACCTTCTAACTGTTCTGGAATTGGCTTTGGAAATGTGTGAAAGAGGCTTCTCTTTCCAGAAGGTTGATCTTTATCGCTCAAGTGCTGATGAGTTTATAATAGAAGGTAATAGCCTTATTCCACCATTTAATTCGATTCCAGGACTGGGAACTAACGCTGCAATTAATATTGTAAAAGCCAGAGAAGATGGTGAGTTCCTTTCTAAAGAGGACTTACAACAGCGTGGAAAAGTGTCAAAAACAATCATTGAGTATCTAAATACCCATGGTTGCCTAGAGGAATTACCAGACCAAAATCAGCTATCTCTATTTTAA
- a CDS encoding YlxQ family RNA-binding protein: MKPQQQWTSLLGLANRARKVISGEELVVKEIRQQKAKLVLLSQDASANTMKKVTDKCKFYQVPFKMVEDRYLLGQAIGKEARVVVAINDAGFAAKLKTLLD; encoded by the coding sequence ATGAAACCGCAGCAACAATGGACGTCCTTATTGGGCTTAGCAAATCGAGCACGAAAAGTTATTTCGGGAGAGGAACTTGTTGTTAAAGAGATCAGACAACAAAAAGCTAAGCTTGTTCTTCTTTCACAAGATGCATCCGCTAATACAATGAAAAAGGTAACAGATAAATGTAAGTTTTATCAGGTCCCCTTTAAAATGGTTGAAGATCGCTACCTATTAGGGCAAGCAATCGGGAAAGAAGCGAGAGTCGTTGTAGCGATAAATGATGCAGGCTTTGCTGCAAAGTTAAAAACCTTGCTCGATTAA
- the truB gene encoding tRNA pseudouridine(55) synthase TruB encodes MMEGVLLLNKPVGMTSHDCVAKMRRLAKTKKVGHTGTLDPDVTGVLPICLGRATKIVEYLTAATKTYEAEITIGYSTTTEDASGEVVERKKVEASITKEMVENALQSMIGTIEQIPPMYSAVKVRGKKLYEYARAGIEVDRPARLITISELILLGDVNQKDDLVTFRFRVTCSKGTYVRTLAVMIGESLGYPAHMSHLIRTKSGNFHLNECYTFEEIEEAAEKNELHKYLLPIGNALNDLPKLLIHDTLAEKVKNGAVLELPSQFQGLEPGSPIVIYNENQQCLAIYSKHPTKSHLMKPTKVLYIES; translated from the coding sequence ATAATGGAAGGTGTTCTTTTATTAAATAAGCCCGTAGGAATGACATCTCATGACTGTGTTGCAAAAATGAGAAGGCTAGCAAAGACTAAGAAAGTAGGCCACACAGGAACATTGGATCCTGATGTTACTGGTGTACTTCCGATCTGCCTTGGAAGAGCAACCAAAATAGTTGAATATTTAACTGCTGCAACAAAAACGTATGAAGCAGAAATAACAATAGGCTATTCTACAACAACTGAGGATGCATCGGGAGAAGTAGTTGAAAGGAAAAAAGTAGAAGCTTCAATAACAAAAGAAATGGTTGAAAATGCACTTCAATCAATGATTGGTACAATCGAACAAATTCCACCAATGTATTCCGCTGTAAAAGTAAGAGGTAAAAAACTTTATGAATATGCACGTGCTGGAATTGAAGTAGACAGACCTGCCAGACTTATTACAATAAGCGAACTTATTTTGCTTGGAGATGTAAATCAAAAAGATGATTTAGTAACATTTCGTTTTAGAGTAACATGTTCGAAAGGTACATATGTTAGAACATTAGCTGTCATGATAGGGGAAAGCCTTGGTTATCCTGCACATATGTCACATCTTATTCGTACAAAATCAGGTAACTTTCATTTAAATGAGTGTTATACATTTGAAGAAATTGAAGAAGCGGCAGAAAAAAATGAACTGCATAAGTATTTGCTTCCGATAGGAAATGCACTAAATGATTTGCCGAAACTACTAATCCATGATACTCTAGCAGAGAAAGTGAAAAATGGTGCAGTGTTAGAGCTGCCGTCGCAATTTCAAGGGTTAGAACCTGGTTCTCCAATAGTAATATATAACGAGAACCAACAATGTTTAGCTATCTATTCAAAGCATCCTACGAAAAGTCATCTTATGAAGCCAACAAAAGTCTTATATATTGAATCATAA
- the nusA gene encoding transcription termination factor NusA, whose amino-acid sequence MSSELLDALTILEKEKGISKEIIIEAIEAALISAYKRNFNQAQNVRVDLNRETGTMKVFARKDVVDEVYDPRLEISLGEAQGINPNYVVNDVIEMEVTPKDFGRIAAQTAKQVVTQRVREAERGVIYGEFIDREEDIMTGIVQRIDNKFIYVSLGKIEALLPVSEQMPNETYRPHDRIKVFITKVEKTTKGPQIFVSRTHPGLLKRLFEIEVPEIYDGTVEIKSVSREAGDRSKISVHSDNPEVDPVGSCVGPKGQRVQAIVNELKGEKIDIVKWSQDPVEFVANALSPSKVVEVLVDEEEKATTVIVPDYQLSLAIGKRGQNARLAAKLTGWKIDIKSESDAEKAGIYPVQANHSNVDVDDDEPLLTSVQEPELSE is encoded by the coding sequence ATGAGTAGTGAATTATTAGATGCCTTAACAATTTTAGAAAAGGAAAAAGGCATTAGCAAAGAAATTATTATTGAAGCAATTGAAGCGGCACTGATTTCTGCGTATAAGCGTAATTTTAATCAAGCACAAAATGTTCGAGTTGATTTAAATCGTGAAACAGGAACAATGAAGGTGTTTGCTAGAAAAGATGTTGTTGATGAGGTTTATGATCCTCGCTTAGAGATTTCACTTGGTGAAGCACAAGGCATTAACCCGAACTATGTGGTGAATGATGTCATTGAAATGGAAGTAACTCCAAAAGATTTTGGTCGCATCGCTGCTCAAACTGCTAAACAAGTGGTAACTCAACGTGTAAGAGAAGCTGAGCGCGGAGTGATTTATGGGGAATTTATCGATCGTGAAGAAGATATCATGACTGGTATTGTTCAACGAATTGATAACAAGTTTATTTATGTGAGTTTAGGTAAAATTGAGGCACTTTTACCTGTAAGTGAGCAAATGCCTAATGAAACATATCGACCACATGATCGCATCAAAGTATTTATTACTAAGGTTGAAAAAACAACGAAAGGTCCACAGATCTTTGTTTCACGTACTCATCCTGGACTTTTAAAAAGATTGTTTGAAATTGAAGTACCTGAAATTTACGATGGTACAGTTGAAATTAAATCTGTGTCACGTGAAGCAGGAGATCGATCAAAAATTTCTGTTCATTCTGACAATCCGGAAGTAGATCCAGTAGGTTCATGTGTTGGACCAAAAGGTCAACGTGTACAAGCGATTGTAAATGAGCTTAAAGGTGAAAAAATTGATATTGTCAAATGGTCACAAGATCCAGTAGAGTTTGTTGCCAATGCTCTTAGCCCATCAAAAGTAGTTGAGGTACTAGTTGATGAAGAGGAAAAAGCAACAACTGTTATTGTCCCGGACTATCAACTATCACTAGCAATTGGAAAACGAGGACAAAATGCCCGCTTAGCAGCTAAATTGACTGGATGGAAAATTGATATTAAAAGTGAATCAGATGCAGAAAAAGCAGGGATTTATCCAGTTCAAGCCAATCATTCAAATGTAGATGTTGATGATGATGAACCACTTTTGACAAGTGTTCAAGAACCTGAGCTAAGTGAATAA
- a CDS encoding DUF503 domain-containing protein, with amino-acid sequence MIGYVDCECLIYDSQSLKDKRAVLQRVLTRVKQKYNVSISEIDFQDTWQHTKFGIVAISTSKVQTEKELQRVLQFIDSFPEIERTVTMFEWF; translated from the coding sequence ATGATCGGATATGTTGATTGTGAATGTTTGATTTATGACTCACAGTCATTAAAAGATAAAAGAGCCGTTTTACAACGAGTTTTAACAAGAGTTAAACAAAAGTACAATGTCTCTATTTCAGAAATAGATTTTCAAGATACATGGCAACACACGAAATTTGGGATAGTAGCTATAAGTACATCTAAAGTACAAACAGAAAAAGAATTACAGCGTGTGTTACAATTTATTGATTCATTTCCTGAAATAGAGCGTACAGTTACGATGTTTGAATGGTTTTAA